One genomic window of Haloferax mediterranei ATCC 33500 includes the following:
- a CDS encoding MFS transporter, translating into MTDQRTVRDFSVTPVAKYYAYKTTEYVSFTAAIWILFVRSQGLSFAEVGALNSIWWLALVAGEIPTGYLGDRLGRRSAMSLGTAIIAISTVAMGLSQTFLQFAVVYAAWAIGQTFRSGSDDAWLYDLLEETSETHEFANVRGRATGIGLAIGAVTTLAGGVLADVANYSVPFFATAVVTALGIPVLLSVPETGDGGGDFTPRKAIRVIRNRLTQPPLRSFVVYFALLFGVVNMAYILDQPILRAVAVDLGIPESATNTAVSTSYAAFSIIAAGATYRSGWISDRLGVRRWFLVSPLLVAVSYAVLPIFGPLAFPVFAVVRGVNNVSGVLGNQYINDRVDSVGRATVLSAAGMLYSLAVVPFELAGGVVADVVSPTGALALFGGVLAVGAGVLWVVERPI; encoded by the coding sequence ATGACCGACCAGCGCACCGTCCGCGACTTCTCTGTGACTCCGGTCGCGAAGTATTACGCCTACAAGACGACTGAGTACGTCTCGTTTACCGCGGCGATTTGGATTCTATTCGTCAGGTCGCAGGGTCTCTCGTTTGCTGAAGTCGGTGCGCTCAACAGTATCTGGTGGCTCGCGCTGGTCGCCGGCGAGATTCCGACCGGGTACCTCGGTGACCGACTCGGCCGCCGGTCCGCGATGTCGTTGGGCACGGCCATCATCGCCATCTCGACAGTTGCGATGGGGCTGTCGCAGACGTTTCTCCAGTTCGCCGTCGTCTACGCCGCGTGGGCAATCGGCCAAACCTTCAGGTCGGGCAGCGACGATGCGTGGCTGTACGACCTACTGGAGGAAACGAGCGAGACACACGAGTTCGCCAATGTTCGCGGGCGAGCCACCGGAATTGGCCTCGCAATCGGGGCCGTGACGACACTCGCTGGCGGCGTACTCGCCGACGTAGCGAACTACTCGGTTCCCTTCTTCGCCACCGCAGTGGTGACAGCGCTCGGCATTCCGGTTCTGCTTTCGGTTCCCGAAACGGGTGACGGTGGCGGCGACTTCACCCCGCGGAAGGCGATTCGCGTCATCCGAAATCGACTGACTCAACCCCCACTTCGGAGCTTCGTGGTCTACTTCGCGCTCCTGTTTGGCGTCGTCAACATGGCGTACATCCTCGACCAGCCGATACTCCGTGCTGTCGCAGTGGACCTTGGTATCCCCGAGTCAGCGACAAATACGGCCGTGAGTACCTCGTATGCCGCCTTCTCGATTATCGCGGCGGGGGCAACCTACCGTTCCGGGTGGATTAGCGACCGACTCGGCGTCCGACGGTGGTTCCTCGTCTCGCCGCTTCTCGTCGCCGTGTCCTACGCCGTGCTCCCAATCTTCGGTCCACTGGCGTTCCCGGTATTTGCCGTCGTTCGCGGCGTAAACAACGTCTCGGGCGTCCTCGGAAACCAGTACATCAACGACCGTGTCGACTCGGTTGGGCGCGCAACCGTCCTCTCCGCCGCCGGGATGCTCTACTCGCTCGCCGTCGTTCCGTTCGAACTCGCGGGTGGTGTCGTCGCCGACGTGGTCTCTCCAACCGGCGCACTCGCCCTATTCGGCGGGGTTCTTGCGGTCGGTGCAGGCGTGTTGTGGGTTGTCGAACGCCCAATCTGA
- the pyrF gene encoding orotidine-5'-phosphate decarboxylase, with the protein MGFFDDLQDRIEKVDSVVSVGLDADLDRIPEHLRDEDLPRWAFNRRIIDATHEHAAAYKPNAAFYEDEDGWRSLRETIAYAHGKDVPVLLDAKRADIGNTTRQYANLLDDADAITVNPYMGRDSIQPFLAREDKGVFVLCRTSNPGSADLQSLELASGEPLYERVAALCDLWNENDNVGLVVGATGPEELEDLREQVPDLPFLVPGVGAQGGDAEAAVEYGLADGVGLVNSSRGIIFAGEDQGEHFDKAAGQAAKRLKERLNQYR; encoded by the coding sequence ATGGGCTTCTTTGACGACCTTCAGGACCGCATCGAGAAGGTGGACAGTGTCGTCTCGGTCGGACTCGACGCCGACCTCGACCGGATTCCCGAACACCTCCGCGACGAGGACCTGCCGCGGTGGGCGTTCAACCGCCGCATCATCGACGCGACGCACGAACACGCGGCGGCCTACAAGCCGAACGCGGCCTTCTACGAGGACGAAGACGGCTGGCGCTCGCTCCGCGAGACCATCGCCTACGCACACGGAAAGGATGTTCCCGTCCTCCTCGACGCCAAGCGCGCCGACATCGGCAACACGACGCGACAGTACGCGAACCTGCTTGACGACGCCGATGCCATCACCGTCAACCCCTACATGGGCCGCGATTCCATCCAGCCGTTCCTCGCCCGCGAGGACAAGGGCGTGTTCGTCCTCTGTCGCACCTCTAACCCGGGCAGCGCGGACCTCCAGTCGCTCGAACTCGCCTCCGGAGAACCCCTGTACGAGCGCGTCGCGGCGCTCTGCGACCTCTGGAACGAAAACGACAACGTCGGACTCGTCGTCGGCGCGACCGGCCCCGAAGAGTTGGAAGACCTCCGCGAGCAGGTCCCCGACCTGCCGTTTCTCGTCCCCGGCGTCGGCGCACAGGGTGGCGATGCCGAGGCGGCAGTCGAGTACGGACTGGCAGACGGCGTCGGTCTCGTGAACTCCTCACGCGGCATCATCTTCGCCGGCGAAGACCAGGGAGAACACTTCGACAAGGCTGCGGGACAGGCGGCGAAGCGACTCAAAGAGCGGCTGAACCAGTACCGGTAA
- a CDS encoding J domain-containing protein, with amino-acid sequence MDRDRLIMGLAAVFAGITMLLVVLAFAYRQLLLLFVAVPFGATTYFMYSDVSGRFEERFRRRVQADAGGVGFQSGGGGPQQRETGGFGAGPRRGPREGPGAGRFGRAGRQGGPQSGARTDQNRVRPPRRGMSRKKALRTLGLDADASSEDVKRAYRARVKETHPDAESGDEETFKRVNRAYERLSE; translated from the coding sequence GTGGACCGAGACCGACTTATCATGGGCCTCGCGGCGGTGTTCGCGGGTATTACCATGCTCCTCGTCGTGTTGGCATTCGCCTACCGACAGCTGTTGTTGTTGTTCGTAGCTGTGCCCTTCGGCGCGACGACGTACTTCATGTACTCGGACGTGAGCGGCCGGTTCGAAGAACGGTTTAGACGGCGAGTTCAGGCGGATGCTGGCGGGGTCGGCTTTCAGTCGGGCGGTGGCGGCCCACAGCAGCGCGAAACCGGCGGGTTCGGTGCAGGGCCACGACGTGGTCCCCGAGAAGGCCCCGGTGCAGGACGGTTCGGGCGCGCCGGACGACAGGGTGGACCGCAAAGTGGCGCACGTACTGACCAGAACAGGGTTCGCCCACCTCGACGCGGGATGAGCCGAAAGAAGGCCCTCCGGACTCTCGGTCTCGACGCCGATGCCTCCTCCGAGGACGTGAAACGAGCGTACCGAGCGCGAGTGAAGGAGACGCATCCAGACGCCGAATCGGGCGACGAAGAGACGTTCAAGCGCGTCAACCGCGCCTACGAACGGCTCTCCGAGTGA
- a CDS encoding GTPBP1 family GTP-binding protein codes for MSVDRSLLEEALERGEEEGGSVEFKERLTRAVHLSDGRMESLAAQLRHRVLSGDGVATYVVGVTDDGGIAGISPDDFSETMDVLSLLAEEAGAHIEDVETWGVGDAAERGLVGVATIREGAMLDVDDDHIVVGTAGHVDHGKSTLVGSLVTGQADNGDGETRSFLDVQPHEVERGLSADLSYAVYGFSEDGPIHMRNPHRKSDRAQIVQEADRLVSFVDTVGHEPWLRTTIRGLVGQRLDYGLLVVAADDGPTRTTREHLGILLAMELPTVVAITKVDAVTDERVDEVEREVERLLRDVGRTPLSVARHGVDAAVDEISESVVPLVLTSAVTMDGLEVLDHLFEALPKRSAAEGDFKMYIDRTYSVTGVGAVASGTVNSGAVEAGDTLLLGPMSDGEFREVEVRSIEMHYHRVDRANAGRIVGIALKGVRESEIERGMVLLPADAEPTAVREFEAEVMVLNHPTRIREGYEPVIHLETVSEAAIFHPEGGQLLPGDTGETRIEFKFRPYFVEEGQRFVFREGRSKGVGTVTKVD; via the coding sequence ATGAGCGTGGATCGGTCTCTCCTCGAAGAGGCCCTCGAGCGCGGTGAGGAGGAAGGCGGAAGCGTCGAGTTCAAAGAACGCCTCACCCGTGCCGTTCACCTGTCCGACGGTCGGATGGAGTCGCTCGCGGCCCAACTCCGACACCGAGTGCTTTCCGGCGACGGCGTCGCCACCTACGTGGTCGGCGTCACCGACGACGGGGGCATTGCCGGTATCTCCCCCGATGACTTCTCCGAAACGATGGACGTGCTCTCCTTGCTCGCCGAGGAGGCAGGTGCTCACATCGAAGACGTAGAGACGTGGGGCGTCGGCGACGCCGCCGAACGCGGACTCGTCGGGGTCGCGACCATCCGCGAGGGTGCGATGCTAGATGTCGATGACGACCACATCGTCGTCGGCACCGCCGGCCACGTCGACCACGGCAAATCGACCCTCGTCGGGTCGCTCGTGACGGGACAAGCCGACAACGGAGACGGCGAGACGCGTTCGTTCCTCGACGTGCAGCCCCACGAGGTCGAACGCGGTCTGTCCGCGGACCTCTCGTATGCCGTCTACGGCTTCAGCGAGGACGGACCGATTCACATGCGGAATCCCCACCGCAAATCCGACCGAGCACAAATCGTCCAAGAGGCGGACCGATTGGTCTCGTTCGTCGACACCGTCGGCCACGAGCCGTGGCTCCGGACGACGATTCGCGGACTGGTCGGTCAGCGACTCGACTACGGGTTGCTCGTCGTCGCCGCCGACGACGGCCCGACGCGGACGACCCGCGAACACCTCGGCATCTTGCTGGCGATGGAACTCCCGACGGTCGTCGCCATCACGAAAGTCGACGCCGTCACCGACGAGCGCGTCGACGAAGTCGAACGCGAGGTCGAGCGACTCCTCCGCGACGTGGGACGGACGCCGCTCAGCGTCGCACGTCACGGTGTCGACGCCGCGGTCGACGAAATTAGCGAATCCGTCGTTCCGCTCGTACTGACAAGCGCCGTGACGATGGACGGATTGGAGGTTCTCGACCATCTTTTCGAGGCACTCCCGAAGCGCAGCGCCGCCGAAGGCGACTTCAAGATGTACATCGACCGGACGTACTCGGTCACCGGCGTCGGGGCAGTCGCCTCCGGCACGGTCAACTCCGGCGCGGTCGAAGCGGGGGATACGCTCCTCTTGGGACCGATGTCGGATGGGGAGTTCCGTGAAGTCGAAGTTCGCTCTATCGAGATGCACTACCACCGTGTCGACCGGGCCAACGCCGGTCGAATCGTCGGTATCGCGCTCAAGGGCGTCCGCGAATCCGAAATCGAACGCGGGATGGTGTTGCTCCCGGCGGACGCCGAACCGACAGCGGTCCGCGAGTTCGAAGCCGAAGTGATGGTGCTGAACCACCCGACGCGAATCCGGGAGGGCTACGAACCGGTCATCCACCTCGAAACCGTCTCCGAGGCGGCTATCTTCCACCCCGAGGGCGGCCAACTCCTTCCGGGCGACACGGGGGAGACACGCATCGAATTCAAGTTCCGGCCGTATTTCGTCGAAGAAGGGCAACGATTCGTCTTCCGTGAGGGTCGGTCGAAGGGCGTCGGAACGGTGACGAAGGTTGACTAG
- the mch gene encoding methenyltetrahydromethanopterin cyclohydrolase — MDSINRMAIELVDEALDFAGELGIEGYELDSGATVIDFGVDADGGVEAGMLLAEIQTAGLATVQTRMGEVAGTPRPSVELSTDRPALALLCSQKAGWELVFDDFDGLGSGPARALVGEEEEFHHLGYYDEFDLTALAVESIELPTDEVAEHVADMTGLEPSAIFLPTYATGSLVGSVTGAARAAELAMFNLFEAGYEPANVISISGSAPLAPVSYDESVAMGRTNDAVAYGGRVHVTVAEDFDEFDSVVSNAGADYAVPFEQLFEDADWDFGEVDPDVFGPAQATIDVIDGPTYTLGETDEDILAESFGL; from the coding sequence ATGGATAGCATCAATCGGATGGCCATCGAACTGGTCGACGAGGCGCTCGACTTCGCCGGTGAACTCGGCATCGAGGGCTACGAACTCGACTCGGGTGCGACGGTCATCGACTTCGGCGTCGACGCCGACGGCGGTGTCGAAGCGGGGATGCTCCTCGCGGAGATTCAGACCGCGGGTCTCGCCACAGTACAGACACGGATGGGTGAGGTCGCAGGGACCCCCCGCCCCTCCGTCGAACTCTCGACAGACCGCCCCGCTCTCGCCCTTCTTTGCTCGCAGAAAGCGGGCTGGGAACTCGTTTTCGACGACTTCGACGGACTCGGCTCTGGCCCCGCCCGCGCACTCGTCGGCGAGGAAGAGGAGTTCCACCACCTCGGCTACTACGACGAGTTCGACCTGACGGCCCTCGCCGTCGAGAGTATCGAACTCCCGACCGACGAAGTCGCAGAGCACGTCGCCGACATGACCGGTCTCGAACCGAGCGCTATCTTCCTCCCGACGTACGCAACCGGGTCGCTCGTCGGAAGCGTCACAGGAGCGGCCCGCGCCGCCGAACTCGCGATGTTCAACCTGTTCGAGGCGGGTTACGAACCAGCGAACGTCATCTCTATCAGCGGTTCCGCCCCGCTTGCCCCTGTCAGTTACGACGAGAGTGTGGCGATGGGCCGAACGAACGACGCCGTCGCCTACGGCGGGCGGGTTCACGTAACCGTCGCCGAGGACTTCGACGAGTTCGACAGCGTCGTCTCCAACGCCGGTGCAGACTACGCCGTCCCGTTCGAGCAACTCTTCGAAGACGCCGACTGGGACTTCGGCGAGGTCGACCCCGACGTGTTCGGTCCCGCACAGGCCACTATCGACGTTATCGACGGGCCGACCTACACGCTCGGTGAGACGGACGAGGATATCCTCGCCGAATCGTTCGGACTGTGA
- a CDS encoding MTH1187 family thiamine-binding protein — protein sequence MTVIAMLSVAPVVEDSMAGEVAKAVAALDDFDVSYETNPMGTVIEADDIDELLAAVGAAHKAVDGDRVSTFLKVDDKRTVDQRAADKVDAVEEHLGRAAKGERE from the coding sequence ATGACAGTCATTGCGATGTTGAGCGTCGCACCGGTCGTCGAAGACAGTATGGCGGGTGAAGTCGCAAAAGCGGTCGCTGCACTCGACGACTTCGACGTGTCCTACGAGACGAACCCGATGGGGACGGTCATCGAGGCCGACGATATCGACGAACTCCTCGCCGCCGTCGGCGCGGCCCACAAGGCGGTCGACGGCGACCGTGTGAGCACGTTCCTGAAAGTAGACGACAAGCGAACGGTCGACCAGCGCGCCGCAGACAAGGTCGACGCGGTCGAAGAGCATCTCGGACGGGCGGCCAAAGGAGAGCGGGAATAA
- a CDS encoding pyridoxal phosphate-dependent decarboxylase family protein encodes MSEGFDSLDPDPEEFRELGYRAVDMMAEHFANIRAVDTFPETTPPEVAEEFDDPLPRDGEDPEAVLAEWNERVYPNATHQGSPRWYGYVMGSGTPIGALADALAASVNMNAGAWMGGPSATEIERQCLQWLAEMIGYPADCGGVLTSGGTMANHAALYTALQSATEFETRESGLRSIDRPGRFTLYESAHEGHSSAERVAEMIGVGSDAIRSVPCDEDLRMDPAALDDMLTADVENGRIPFCVIAYVGSINVSTVDPLAEIADVCADHGVWMHADGACGAVGAILPEKEHLYEGIERADSVTLDPHKWLSVPYSCGCVLFRDPDAQTQAFSMHAEYLDFTEEEAYHGTNLGFLGPEMSRPFRALKLWMSLKHRGVEGYRQLLRQNCRCAEHLHDRVVAADDFEVLQEPNLFIYSFRYLPTDLRDAVADADQREAINDYVDWLNQRITDELRLTGEAFVTTTEIRDDTAIRLSICSHRTTPADIDTTFEALREHGEHIDAEGRKRVDSEFADN; translated from the coding sequence ATGTCCGAAGGCTTTGATTCACTCGACCCGGACCCCGAGGAGTTCCGTGAACTCGGATACAGAGCGGTCGACATGATGGCAGAGCATTTTGCAAATATTCGAGCGGTAGATACCTTCCCGGAGACCACACCACCGGAGGTAGCCGAGGAGTTCGACGACCCCCTGCCCCGGGACGGCGAGGACCCGGAAGCAGTGCTCGCCGAGTGGAACGAGCGTGTGTACCCCAACGCGACTCACCAGGGTTCTCCCCGGTGGTACGGATACGTGATGGGGTCGGGGACACCAATCGGAGCACTGGCCGACGCGCTCGCCGCGTCGGTCAACATGAACGCAGGTGCCTGGATGGGGGGGCCGTCCGCGACGGAGATCGAGCGCCAGTGCCTGCAGTGGCTCGCGGAGATGATCGGCTACCCGGCCGACTGCGGGGGCGTGCTCACCAGTGGCGGGACGATGGCCAACCACGCGGCCCTCTACACCGCACTGCAGTCCGCGACGGAGTTCGAGACGCGGGAGTCGGGGCTCCGCTCAATCGACCGTCCCGGCCGGTTCACGCTCTACGAATCCGCCCACGAGGGCCACTCTTCGGCCGAGCGCGTCGCCGAGATGATCGGCGTCGGCAGCGACGCCATCCGGTCGGTGCCGTGCGACGAGGACCTCCGAATGGACCCCGCCGCACTCGACGACATGTTGACTGCGGACGTAGAGAACGGCCGTATCCCGTTCTGTGTGATCGCCTACGTCGGTTCCATCAACGTCTCGACAGTCGACCCACTGGCGGAGATTGCGGACGTGTGTGCCGACCACGGCGTCTGGATGCACGCCGACGGGGCCTGCGGTGCAGTTGGTGCGATCCTGCCAGAGAAGGAGCACCTCTACGAGGGTATCGAGCGGGCCGACTCGGTCACGCTGGACCCGCACAAGTGGCTCTCGGTCCCGTACTCCTGTGGCTGCGTTCTCTTCCGTGACCCCGACGCACAGACACAGGCGTTCTCCATGCACGCCGAGTATCTCGACTTCACCGAAGAGGAAGCGTACCACGGGACGAACCTCGGCTTCCTCGGCCCGGAGATGTCGCGCCCGTTCCGCGCACTGAAGCTCTGGATGAGCCTCAAGCACCGGGGTGTCGAAGGGTACCGCCAGCTCCTACGACAGAACTGCCGATGTGCAGAACACCTTCACGACCGGGTCGTTGCAGCGGACGATTTCGAGGTACTCCAAGAGCCGAATCTGTTCATCTACTCGTTCCGCTATCTCCCGACCGACCTGCGCGACGCTGTTGCGGACGCGGACCAGCGCGAGGCTATCAACGATTATGTCGACTGGCTCAACCAGCGAATTACCGACGAACTCAGACTCACTGGAGAGGCGTTCGTTACGACGACCGAAATTCGAGACGACACTGCGATACGACTGTCCATCTGTAGCCACCGGACTACCCCGGCGGACATCGATACGACGTTCGAAGCCCTCCGGGAGCACGGCGAACACATCGATGCAGAGGGCCGAAAGAGAGTAGACAGTGAGTTTGCCGATAACTGA
- a CDS encoding YihY/virulence factor BrkB family protein, protein MNPRATRALTLGRAIAYEVRTERLTFMAGSIAYGAFVSLLPLFLLVLSAVSATGNGTLRQSVIAVIQSVLTPGAGEVIVAELEASTQLASLSIVGVLVLIWGTLRIFRGLDTAFSDIYESEAANTFADQLTDGVVVLITVALAVVAGALIESSLPELDGALGWVVYRSLLVVVLFVTFYPMYYIFPDEDVTYIEVVPGTLVAAVGLTTFESLFRLYVQFSSRSPESSVVAGILVLLTWLYFSGLVILLGAAVNAVLSNRSRDVNVRPLFGGVPLDSQEGGATRRTVVTAIQRFDHLVADNPHEDVEVRVGDETVVIPTPEKLVVDTDVNRFFPEGPVRLELRWSSWPDSKED, encoded by the coding sequence ATGAATCCACGCGCAACACGAGCGCTCACGCTCGGTCGAGCAATCGCCTACGAGGTACGAACCGAGCGACTCACGTTCATGGCGGGAAGCATCGCTTACGGAGCTTTTGTCTCGCTTCTCCCCCTTTTTCTCCTCGTTCTCTCAGCGGTCTCCGCGACTGGGAATGGAACTCTCCGACAGAGCGTCATCGCCGTTATCCAGTCCGTCCTGACACCCGGTGCCGGGGAAGTCATCGTCGCCGAACTCGAAGCGTCGACCCAACTTGCGAGTCTCTCCATCGTCGGGGTGTTAGTTCTCATCTGGGGGACGCTCCGCATTTTCCGCGGTCTCGACACCGCCTTCTCGGATATCTACGAGTCCGAGGCGGCGAACACGTTCGCCGACCAACTCACAGACGGCGTCGTAGTTCTCATCACCGTCGCACTCGCTGTCGTCGCCGGGGCACTCATCGAATCCTCCCTCCCCGAACTGGACGGTGCACTCGGCTGGGTCGTCTACCGCAGCCTCCTCGTCGTCGTGCTGTTCGTGACGTTCTACCCGATGTACTACATTTTCCCCGACGAGGATGTGACGTATATCGAAGTCGTTCCCGGGACACTCGTCGCAGCCGTCGGGTTGACGACCTTCGAGTCGCTGTTTCGGCTCTACGTCCAGTTCAGCAGTCGGTCCCCCGAATCGAGCGTCGTCGCCGGAATTCTCGTCCTCCTGACGTGGCTCTATTTCAGCGGTCTGGTCATCCTCCTCGGCGCGGCAGTGAACGCCGTTCTCTCGAACCGCTCTCGCGACGTTAACGTCCGACCACTCTTCGGTGGCGTCCCACTCGACTCACAGGAAGGCGGGGCGACCCGGCGGACCGTCGTCACGGCAATCCAACGCTTCGACCACCTCGTCGCAGACAACCCGCATGAGGACGTAGAAGTCCGCGTCGGTGACGAGACAGTCGTGATTCCGACCCCCGAGAAACTCGTCGTCGACACCGACGTCAACAGATTCTTTCCAGAGGGGCCGGTCCGGCTGGAACTCAGATGGTCGTCGTGGCCGGACAGTAAAGAGGACTGA
- a CDS encoding DUF7130 family rubredoxin-like protein, whose protein sequence is MAIKTPAQPTRPLEPDRPLWETVETSPTTASRAVCPPTVVEHRQLSQKNFGEAHLVWRCDDCGELGPLTAFPTACPGCGAGREALFYCTED, encoded by the coding sequence ATGGCTATCAAAACACCTGCACAGCCGACGCGACCGCTCGAACCAGACCGTCCACTGTGGGAAACTGTCGAGACCAGTCCGACGACGGCGTCTCGGGCAGTTTGCCCGCCAACCGTCGTAGAGCACCGACAGTTGAGTCAGAAAAACTTCGGTGAAGCGCACCTCGTCTGGCGGTGCGACGACTGCGGCGAACTCGGCCCGCTGACCGCGTTTCCGACTGCGTGTCCGGGGTGTGGTGCCGGGCGTGAAGCGCTGTTCTACTGCACCGAAGATTGA
- a CDS encoding putative RNA uridine N3 methyltransferase: MNLSVLVPTSLVREAEDQREATRKLGYVARAAAVFRANELVVFPDEDGENKWGGEFVETVLRYAATPPYLRKEVWGKRDELRYAGILPPVLVSSTTAGDSDETPALREGIVTEVGPDDRVRVNCGMQHPISLFIPPGMDIAKGERVAVRISSREPVRARIVDEPLPGFDVSRMDLTEALGRPDAGVRIATSRYGESLSVPRLGDLTARITDAGGMTVAFGSPGRGLPDMLGMSPEDVADVEPSVGPGFDLWLNTIPRQGSEVVRTEEAMFASLASLTLTE, encoded by the coding sequence ATGAACCTTAGCGTACTCGTGCCGACCTCACTCGTCCGGGAAGCCGAAGATCAACGCGAGGCAACTCGCAAACTCGGCTACGTCGCCCGCGCGGCGGCGGTCTTCCGGGCGAACGAACTCGTCGTCTTCCCCGACGAAGACGGCGAGAACAAGTGGGGCGGCGAGTTCGTCGAAACCGTACTTCGGTACGCCGCAACGCCCCCCTACCTCCGGAAGGAGGTCTGGGGCAAGCGCGACGAACTTCGCTACGCTGGGATTCTGCCACCGGTCCTGGTATCGTCTACGACCGCGGGCGACTCTGACGAGACGCCCGCGTTGCGAGAAGGAATCGTGACCGAGGTCGGACCTGACGACCGCGTTCGGGTCAATTGCGGAATGCAACACCCGATCTCCCTGTTCATCCCTCCGGGGATGGATATTGCAAAGGGGGAGCGCGTCGCTGTCAGGATCTCTTCGCGAGAACCGGTCCGTGCGAGGATCGTCGACGAGCCCCTTCCGGGCTTCGACGTATCCCGCATGGACCTCACGGAAGCACTCGGCAGGCCAGATGCGGGCGTGCGAATCGCCACGTCTCGCTATGGCGAGTCGCTGTCGGTCCCCCGACTGGGTGACCTGACGGCCCGCATCACCGATGCCGGCGGTATGACCGTCGCCTTCGGTTCACCAGGCCGTGGGCTTCCGGACATGCTTGGGATGTCTCCCGAGGATGTTGCAGACGTCGAACCTTCCGTTGGTCCGGGGTTCGACCTCTGGCTCAATACGATTCCGCGACAGGGGAGCGAAGTGGTGCGAACTGAAGAAGCGATGTTCGCATCACTCGCCTCCCTGACACTCACGGAGTGA
- a CDS encoding 50S ribosomal protein L3, with product MPQPSRPRKGSMGFSPRKRAVKEVPRIKSWPDDDGSPALQGFAGYKAGMTHVMMVNDEADSPREGMEESVPVTVVETPPMRAVALRAYEQTPYGMKPKTEVWASEFHDELDRVLDLPAEDTFESDADALREAVEAGEVDDLRVITHTVPAELKNVPKKKPDVMETRVGGGSMVERADFALDLVEEGGEHEMSDVFRAGEYLDAAGVTKGKGTQGPVKRWGVQKRKGKHARQGWRRRIGNLGPWNPSRVRSTVPQLGQTGYHQRTELNKRLIDLGEGDDASVEGGFVNYGEVDGSYALIKGSLPGPNKRLLRFRPAIRPNDQPRLDPEVRFVSTASNQG from the coding sequence ATGCCACAACCAAGCAGACCACGAAAAGGCTCGATGGGCTTCAGCCCGCGCAAGCGAGCGGTCAAGGAGGTCCCACGCATCAAGTCGTGGCCCGACGACGATGGCTCCCCTGCACTGCAGGGCTTCGCTGGCTACAAAGCCGGCATGACCCACGTCATGATGGTCAACGACGAGGCCGACTCCCCCCGCGAGGGAATGGAGGAGTCCGTGCCCGTGACCGTCGTCGAGACGCCGCCAATGCGCGCCGTCGCCCTTCGCGCCTACGAGCAGACGCCGTACGGTATGAAGCCGAAGACCGAGGTCTGGGCGAGCGAGTTCCACGACGAACTCGACCGCGTCCTCGATCTTCCGGCAGAAGACACGTTCGAATCGGACGCCGACGCACTTCGCGAGGCCGTCGAGGCCGGCGAAGTCGATGACCTCCGCGTCATCACGCACACGGTGCCCGCCGAACTCAAGAACGTGCCTAAGAAGAAGCCCGACGTGATGGAGACTCGCGTCGGTGGCGGCTCCATGGTGGAGCGCGCCGACTTCGCCCTCGACCTCGTCGAAGAGGGCGGCGAACACGAGATGTCCGACGTGTTCCGTGCTGGCGAGTATCTCGACGCCGCCGGTGTCACGAAGGGTAAGGGTACGCAGGGTCCCGTCAAGCGATGGGGCGTCCAGAAGCGTAAGGGCAAGCACGCCCGCCAGGGCTGGAGACGCCGTATTGGCAACCTCGGCCCCTGGAACCCGTCGCGTGTCCGTTCCACGGTTCCGCAGCTCGGTCAGACTGGTTACCACCAGCGCACCGAACTCAACAAGCGCCTCATCGACCTCGGTGAGGGTGACGACGCCTCCGTCGAAGGTGGCTTCGTCAACTACGGTGAGGTCGACGGCTCCTACGCGCTCATCAAGGGCTCGCTTCCGGGCCCCAACAAGCGCCTTCTGCGGTTCCGCCCGGCCATCCGGCCGAACGACCAACCGCGCCTCGACCCCGAGGTGCGCTTCGTCTCTACCGCATCGAACCAGGGTTAA